The Ornithodoros turicata isolate Travis chromosome 7, ASM3712646v1, whole genome shotgun sequence genome includes a region encoding these proteins:
- the LOC135400364 gene encoding GRAM domain-containing protein 4-like isoform X1 → MLTDLSLQVPLMSLRNLSCPDLTKAEDDTQQLSPKHKTLERAPSLGDSIANCSDTISLYSDLGTDDQDDFLKNCDNLKRSRYFDDSEDSSDCSQMDIMASGYRNDDDSISLQNSQRSSDSLQSSPKMSPKYFPELRKRKKSPAPLSPLTVQQNVQIPSITITSGTPTQEHKDVKVADVLAAGCAALKKWLQELQEDFSECTVIDVPENPPSDDLGVFSLKYTKDTLMRFACVDSSAKIVQHEMYKLIQWKSPLQTLLVIMALLHSLWNEYLITLIFLGVVFGLLRSFINMRGFLGPVESGFTTDYKKLGADKVSAIMSLNLKIALNLLSSQKTFHMLSDIFDKGISLWTWRRPVTTAKILLAAVVLLVYSLLRPPAEVVKIIGTAVTVKVFLLDYVFVRFPRVRAKYDLVWILWNELPTGPEIEKEKRLIRKREKISRKKSDNSVSQAPTITINNNVIVDSRAPSPVSDKECGNDTNDKINSIFEIPNSEKIVQGWEQGKKCTLINKERAFTSAFRNGRLYLTQGHLLFLRYKTRHPKNLVLPLREIAHLECGKPYSWLHGDTMSLIVKMRNNAVYTFGAISSRDDTFASLVEQGLQAGYSWAKNAEGSFSS, encoded by the exons TTGTCGCTGCAAGTACCTCTGATGTCCCTTCGGAATCTGTCCTGCCCGGACCTGACGAAAGCAGAGGACGACACCCAGCAGCTGAGTCCAAAACACAAGACGCTAGAGAGGGCACCAAGCTTGGGGGATTCCATTGCCAACTGCAGCGACACCATCTCGCTCTATTCTGACTTG GGTACTGATGACCAGGACGACTTCCTGAAGAACTGCGACAACCTCAAGCGAAGTCGCTACTTCGACGACAGTGAGGACTCTTCCGACTGCAGCCAGATGGATATCATGGCGTCGG GATATCGTAACGATGACGACTCCATCAGCCTACAGAATTCTCAAAGGTCCTCCGACAGCCTGCAAAGCTCGCCAAAAATGAGCCCCAAATATTTCCCAGAGCTAAGGAAAAG GAAGAAATCACCAGCGCCTCTGAGCCCTCTGACTGTACAGCAGAACGTTCAGATTCCAAGCATCACTATTACCAGTG GAACCCCAACTCAAGAACACAAAGATGTCAAAGTTGCAGATGTTCTCGCGGCTGGTTGTGCTGCCCTGAAGAAATGGCTCCAAGAGCTCCAGGAAGACTTCTCCGAATGCACTGTCATTGACGTTCCGGAAAATCCTCCGAGCGACGACTTGGGTGTATTCTCTCTCAAGTA CACAAAGGATACTCTGATGCGATTTG CTTGCGTCGATAGTTCAGCGAAGATAGTTCAACACGAAATGTACAAGCTCATACAGTGGAAGTCTCCTCTGCAAACCCTACTTGTCATAATG gcACTACTACACAGCCTTTGGAACGAATATCTAATTACGCTTATCTTCTTGGGAGTCGTCTTCGGACTTCTTAGGAGTTTCATAAACATGAG GGGCTTCCTGGGACCAGTAGAAAGTGGATTCACG ACGGACTACAAGAAGCTGGGTGCCGACAAGGTTTCTGCCATCATGTCATTAAACTTAAAAATAGCG CTGAATTTACTATCTTCGCAGAAAACATTCCACATGCTGTCCGACATCTTCGACAAGGGCATAAG TCTATGGACATGGAGAAGACCTGTGACCACAGCGAAGATCCTCTTAGCCGCGGTCGTTCTCCTGGTTTACTCGTTGCTGAGACCTCCAGCGGAAGTGGTGAAAATTATAG GAACCGCGGTCACTGTGAAGGTGTTTCTCTTGGACTACGTATTCGTACGATTCCCTCGAGTCAGGGCCAAGTACGACCTCGTCTGGATCTTGTGGAACGAGCTGCCAACTGGACCGGAGATTGAGAAAGAAAAGCGATTGATTCGCAAGCGTGAGAAGATCAGCCGCAAGAAGTCAGAT AACTCTGTGAGCCAGGCACCCACGATTACCATCAACAACAACGTCATTGTGGACAGTCGCGCACCGTCCCCAGTTTCGGACAAAGAATGCGGCAATGACACCAACGATAAGATCAATTCCATCTTCGAAATCCCGAACTCTGAGAAGATTGTACAAG gctgGGAACAAGGCAAGAAGTGCACACTCATAAACAAGGAGCGAGCCTTCACGTCCGCCTTTCGCAATGGTCGCCTCTACCTCACTCAAGG GCACTTGTTGTTCCTGAGATACAAGACTCGGCACCCAAAAAACCTCGTGCTACCACTGCGAGAGATTGCCCACCTGGAATGT GGAAAGCCCTACTCGTGGCTGCATGGTGATACAATGTCTCTCATCGTCAAGATGAGGAACAATGCT GTGTACACCTTTGGAGCCATCAGCAGCAGGGACGACACCTTCGCGAGCCTAGTAGAACAAGGCCTTCAGGCCGGTTACTCTTGGGCCAAGAACGCTGAAGGGTCATTTTCCAGCTAA
- the LOC135400364 gene encoding GRAM domain-containing protein 4-like isoform X3 produces MLTDLSLQVPLMSLRNLSCPDLTKAEDDTQQLSPKHKTLERAPSLGDSIANCSDTISLYSDLGTDDQDDFLKNCDNLKRSRYFDDSEDSSDCSQMDIMASGYRNDDDSISLQNSQRSSDSLQSSPKMSPKYFPELRKRKKSPAPLSPLTVQQNVQIPSITITSGTPTQEHKDVKVADVLAAGCAALKKWLQELQEDFSECTVIDVPENPPSDDLGVFSLKYTKDTLMRFACVDSSAKIVQHEMYKLIQWKSPLQTLLVIMALLHSLWNEYLITLIFLGVVFGLLRSFINMRGFLGPVESGFTTDYKKLGADKVSAIMSLNLKIAKTFHMLSDIFDKGISLWTWRRPVTTAKILLAAVVLLVYSLLRPPAEVVKIIGTAVTVKVFLLDYVFVRFPRVRAKYDLVWILWNELPTGPEIEKEKRLIRKREKISRKKSDNSVSQAPTITINNNVIVDSRAPSPVSDKECGNDTNDKINSIFEIPNSEKIVQGWEQGKKCTLINKERAFTSAFRNGRLYLTQGHLLFLRYKTRHPKNLVLPLREIAHLECGKPYSWLHGDTMSLIVKMRNNAVYTFGAISSRDDTFASLVEQGLQAGYSWAKNAEGSFSS; encoded by the exons TTGTCGCTGCAAGTACCTCTGATGTCCCTTCGGAATCTGTCCTGCCCGGACCTGACGAAAGCAGAGGACGACACCCAGCAGCTGAGTCCAAAACACAAGACGCTAGAGAGGGCACCAAGCTTGGGGGATTCCATTGCCAACTGCAGCGACACCATCTCGCTCTATTCTGACTTG GGTACTGATGACCAGGACGACTTCCTGAAGAACTGCGACAACCTCAAGCGAAGTCGCTACTTCGACGACAGTGAGGACTCTTCCGACTGCAGCCAGATGGATATCATGGCGTCGG GATATCGTAACGATGACGACTCCATCAGCCTACAGAATTCTCAAAGGTCCTCCGACAGCCTGCAAAGCTCGCCAAAAATGAGCCCCAAATATTTCCCAGAGCTAAGGAAAAG GAAGAAATCACCAGCGCCTCTGAGCCCTCTGACTGTACAGCAGAACGTTCAGATTCCAAGCATCACTATTACCAGTG GAACCCCAACTCAAGAACACAAAGATGTCAAAGTTGCAGATGTTCTCGCGGCTGGTTGTGCTGCCCTGAAGAAATGGCTCCAAGAGCTCCAGGAAGACTTCTCCGAATGCACTGTCATTGACGTTCCGGAAAATCCTCCGAGCGACGACTTGGGTGTATTCTCTCTCAAGTA CACAAAGGATACTCTGATGCGATTTG CTTGCGTCGATAGTTCAGCGAAGATAGTTCAACACGAAATGTACAAGCTCATACAGTGGAAGTCTCCTCTGCAAACCCTACTTGTCATAATG gcACTACTACACAGCCTTTGGAACGAATATCTAATTACGCTTATCTTCTTGGGAGTCGTCTTCGGACTTCTTAGGAGTTTCATAAACATGAG GGGCTTCCTGGGACCAGTAGAAAGTGGATTCACG ACGGACTACAAGAAGCTGGGTGCCGACAAGGTTTCTGCCATCATGTCATTAAACTTAAAAATAGCG AAAACATTCCACATGCTGTCCGACATCTTCGACAAGGGCATAAG TCTATGGACATGGAGAAGACCTGTGACCACAGCGAAGATCCTCTTAGCCGCGGTCGTTCTCCTGGTTTACTCGTTGCTGAGACCTCCAGCGGAAGTGGTGAAAATTATAG GAACCGCGGTCACTGTGAAGGTGTTTCTCTTGGACTACGTATTCGTACGATTCCCTCGAGTCAGGGCCAAGTACGACCTCGTCTGGATCTTGTGGAACGAGCTGCCAACTGGACCGGAGATTGAGAAAGAAAAGCGATTGATTCGCAAGCGTGAGAAGATCAGCCGCAAGAAGTCAGAT AACTCTGTGAGCCAGGCACCCACGATTACCATCAACAACAACGTCATTGTGGACAGTCGCGCACCGTCCCCAGTTTCGGACAAAGAATGCGGCAATGACACCAACGATAAGATCAATTCCATCTTCGAAATCCCGAACTCTGAGAAGATTGTACAAG gctgGGAACAAGGCAAGAAGTGCACACTCATAAACAAGGAGCGAGCCTTCACGTCCGCCTTTCGCAATGGTCGCCTCTACCTCACTCAAGG GCACTTGTTGTTCCTGAGATACAAGACTCGGCACCCAAAAAACCTCGTGCTACCACTGCGAGAGATTGCCCACCTGGAATGT GGAAAGCCCTACTCGTGGCTGCATGGTGATACAATGTCTCTCATCGTCAAGATGAGGAACAATGCT GTGTACACCTTTGGAGCCATCAGCAGCAGGGACGACACCTTCGCGAGCCTAGTAGAACAAGGCCTTCAGGCCGGTTACTCTTGGGCCAAGAACGCTGAAGGGTCATTTTCCAGCTAA
- the LOC135400364 gene encoding GRAM domain-containing protein 4-like isoform X5 has translation MPLPSPRLLRKQVLSLQVPLMSLRNLSCPDLTKAEDDTQQLSPKHKTLERAPSLGDSIANCSDTISLYSDLGTDDQDDFLKNCDNLKRSRYFDDSEDSSDCSQMDIMASGYRNDDDSISLQNSQRSSDSLQSSPKMSPKYFPELRKRKKSPAPLSPLTVQQNVQIPSITITSGTPTQEHKDVKVADVLAAGCAALKKWLQELQEDFSECTVIDVPENPPSDDLGVFSLKYTKDTLMRFACVDSSAKIVQHEMYKLIQWKSPLQTLLVIMALLHSLWNEYLITLIFLGVVFGLLRSFINMRGFLGPVESGFTTDYKKLGADKVSAIMSLNLKIALNLLSSQKTFHMLSDIFDKGISLWTWRRPVTTAKILLAAVVLLVYSLLRPPAEVVKIIGTAVTVKVFLLDYVFVRFPRVRAKYDLVWILWNELPTGPEIEKEKRLIRKREKISRKKSDNSVSQAPTITINNNVIVDSRAPSPVSDKECGNDTNDKINSIFEIPNSEKIVQGWEQGKKCTLINKERAFTSAFRNGRLYLTQGHLLFLRYKTRHPKNLVLPLREIAHLECGKPYSWLHGDTMSLIVKMRNNAVYTFGAISSRDDTFASLVEQGLQAGYSWAKNAEGSFSS, from the exons TTGTCGCTGCAAGTACCTCTGATGTCCCTTCGGAATCTGTCCTGCCCGGACCTGACGAAAGCAGAGGACGACACCCAGCAGCTGAGTCCAAAACACAAGACGCTAGAGAGGGCACCAAGCTTGGGGGATTCCATTGCCAACTGCAGCGACACCATCTCGCTCTATTCTGACTTG GGTACTGATGACCAGGACGACTTCCTGAAGAACTGCGACAACCTCAAGCGAAGTCGCTACTTCGACGACAGTGAGGACTCTTCCGACTGCAGCCAGATGGATATCATGGCGTCGG GATATCGTAACGATGACGACTCCATCAGCCTACAGAATTCTCAAAGGTCCTCCGACAGCCTGCAAAGCTCGCCAAAAATGAGCCCCAAATATTTCCCAGAGCTAAGGAAAAG GAAGAAATCACCAGCGCCTCTGAGCCCTCTGACTGTACAGCAGAACGTTCAGATTCCAAGCATCACTATTACCAGTG GAACCCCAACTCAAGAACACAAAGATGTCAAAGTTGCAGATGTTCTCGCGGCTGGTTGTGCTGCCCTGAAGAAATGGCTCCAAGAGCTCCAGGAAGACTTCTCCGAATGCACTGTCATTGACGTTCCGGAAAATCCTCCGAGCGACGACTTGGGTGTATTCTCTCTCAAGTA CACAAAGGATACTCTGATGCGATTTG CTTGCGTCGATAGTTCAGCGAAGATAGTTCAACACGAAATGTACAAGCTCATACAGTGGAAGTCTCCTCTGCAAACCCTACTTGTCATAATG gcACTACTACACAGCCTTTGGAACGAATATCTAATTACGCTTATCTTCTTGGGAGTCGTCTTCGGACTTCTTAGGAGTTTCATAAACATGAG GGGCTTCCTGGGACCAGTAGAAAGTGGATTCACG ACGGACTACAAGAAGCTGGGTGCCGACAAGGTTTCTGCCATCATGTCATTAAACTTAAAAATAGCG CTGAATTTACTATCTTCGCAGAAAACATTCCACATGCTGTCCGACATCTTCGACAAGGGCATAAG TCTATGGACATGGAGAAGACCTGTGACCACAGCGAAGATCCTCTTAGCCGCGGTCGTTCTCCTGGTTTACTCGTTGCTGAGACCTCCAGCGGAAGTGGTGAAAATTATAG GAACCGCGGTCACTGTGAAGGTGTTTCTCTTGGACTACGTATTCGTACGATTCCCTCGAGTCAGGGCCAAGTACGACCTCGTCTGGATCTTGTGGAACGAGCTGCCAACTGGACCGGAGATTGAGAAAGAAAAGCGATTGATTCGCAAGCGTGAGAAGATCAGCCGCAAGAAGTCAGAT AACTCTGTGAGCCAGGCACCCACGATTACCATCAACAACAACGTCATTGTGGACAGTCGCGCACCGTCCCCAGTTTCGGACAAAGAATGCGGCAATGACACCAACGATAAGATCAATTCCATCTTCGAAATCCCGAACTCTGAGAAGATTGTACAAG gctgGGAACAAGGCAAGAAGTGCACACTCATAAACAAGGAGCGAGCCTTCACGTCCGCCTTTCGCAATGGTCGCCTCTACCTCACTCAAGG GCACTTGTTGTTCCTGAGATACAAGACTCGGCACCCAAAAAACCTCGTGCTACCACTGCGAGAGATTGCCCACCTGGAATGT GGAAAGCCCTACTCGTGGCTGCATGGTGATACAATGTCTCTCATCGTCAAGATGAGGAACAATGCT GTGTACACCTTTGGAGCCATCAGCAGCAGGGACGACACCTTCGCGAGCCTAGTAGAACAAGGCCTTCAGGCCGGTTACTCTTGGGCCAAGAACGCTGAAGGGTCATTTTCCAGCTAA
- the LOC135400364 gene encoding GRAM domain-containing protein 4-like isoform X2, giving the protein MVSRKVSIKAPQKCLRKTVLVGSLYRRLSLQVPLMSLRNLSCPDLTKAEDDTQQLSPKHKTLERAPSLGDSIANCSDTISLYSDLGTDDQDDFLKNCDNLKRSRYFDDSEDSSDCSQMDIMASGYRNDDDSISLQNSQRSSDSLQSSPKMSPKYFPELRKRKKSPAPLSPLTVQQNVQIPSITITSGTPTQEHKDVKVADVLAAGCAALKKWLQELQEDFSECTVIDVPENPPSDDLGVFSLKYTKDTLMRFACVDSSAKIVQHEMYKLIQWKSPLQTLLVIMALLHSLWNEYLITLIFLGVVFGLLRSFINMRGFLGPVESGFTTDYKKLGADKVSAIMSLNLKIALNLLSSQKTFHMLSDIFDKGISLWTWRRPVTTAKILLAAVVLLVYSLLRPPAEVVKIIGTAVTVKVFLLDYVFVRFPRVRAKYDLVWILWNELPTGPEIEKEKRLIRKREKISRKKSDNSVSQAPTITINNNVIVDSRAPSPVSDKECGNDTNDKINSIFEIPNSEKIVQGWEQGKKCTLINKERAFTSAFRNGRLYLTQGHLLFLRYKTRHPKNLVLPLREIAHLECGKPYSWLHGDTMSLIVKMRNNAVYTFGAISSRDDTFASLVEQGLQAGYSWAKNAEGSFSS; this is encoded by the exons TTGTCGCTGCAAGTACCTCTGATGTCCCTTCGGAATCTGTCCTGCCCGGACCTGACGAAAGCAGAGGACGACACCCAGCAGCTGAGTCCAAAACACAAGACGCTAGAGAGGGCACCAAGCTTGGGGGATTCCATTGCCAACTGCAGCGACACCATCTCGCTCTATTCTGACTTG GGTACTGATGACCAGGACGACTTCCTGAAGAACTGCGACAACCTCAAGCGAAGTCGCTACTTCGACGACAGTGAGGACTCTTCCGACTGCAGCCAGATGGATATCATGGCGTCGG GATATCGTAACGATGACGACTCCATCAGCCTACAGAATTCTCAAAGGTCCTCCGACAGCCTGCAAAGCTCGCCAAAAATGAGCCCCAAATATTTCCCAGAGCTAAGGAAAAG GAAGAAATCACCAGCGCCTCTGAGCCCTCTGACTGTACAGCAGAACGTTCAGATTCCAAGCATCACTATTACCAGTG GAACCCCAACTCAAGAACACAAAGATGTCAAAGTTGCAGATGTTCTCGCGGCTGGTTGTGCTGCCCTGAAGAAATGGCTCCAAGAGCTCCAGGAAGACTTCTCCGAATGCACTGTCATTGACGTTCCGGAAAATCCTCCGAGCGACGACTTGGGTGTATTCTCTCTCAAGTA CACAAAGGATACTCTGATGCGATTTG CTTGCGTCGATAGTTCAGCGAAGATAGTTCAACACGAAATGTACAAGCTCATACAGTGGAAGTCTCCTCTGCAAACCCTACTTGTCATAATG gcACTACTACACAGCCTTTGGAACGAATATCTAATTACGCTTATCTTCTTGGGAGTCGTCTTCGGACTTCTTAGGAGTTTCATAAACATGAG GGGCTTCCTGGGACCAGTAGAAAGTGGATTCACG ACGGACTACAAGAAGCTGGGTGCCGACAAGGTTTCTGCCATCATGTCATTAAACTTAAAAATAGCG CTGAATTTACTATCTTCGCAGAAAACATTCCACATGCTGTCCGACATCTTCGACAAGGGCATAAG TCTATGGACATGGAGAAGACCTGTGACCACAGCGAAGATCCTCTTAGCCGCGGTCGTTCTCCTGGTTTACTCGTTGCTGAGACCTCCAGCGGAAGTGGTGAAAATTATAG GAACCGCGGTCACTGTGAAGGTGTTTCTCTTGGACTACGTATTCGTACGATTCCCTCGAGTCAGGGCCAAGTACGACCTCGTCTGGATCTTGTGGAACGAGCTGCCAACTGGACCGGAGATTGAGAAAGAAAAGCGATTGATTCGCAAGCGTGAGAAGATCAGCCGCAAGAAGTCAGAT AACTCTGTGAGCCAGGCACCCACGATTACCATCAACAACAACGTCATTGTGGACAGTCGCGCACCGTCCCCAGTTTCGGACAAAGAATGCGGCAATGACACCAACGATAAGATCAATTCCATCTTCGAAATCCCGAACTCTGAGAAGATTGTACAAG gctgGGAACAAGGCAAGAAGTGCACACTCATAAACAAGGAGCGAGCCTTCACGTCCGCCTTTCGCAATGGTCGCCTCTACCTCACTCAAGG GCACTTGTTGTTCCTGAGATACAAGACTCGGCACCCAAAAAACCTCGTGCTACCACTGCGAGAGATTGCCCACCTGGAATGT GGAAAGCCCTACTCGTGGCTGCATGGTGATACAATGTCTCTCATCGTCAAGATGAGGAACAATGCT GTGTACACCTTTGGAGCCATCAGCAGCAGGGACGACACCTTCGCGAGCCTAGTAGAACAAGGCCTTCAGGCCGGTTACTCTTGGGCCAAGAACGCTGAAGGGTCATTTTCCAGCTAA
- the LOC135400364 gene encoding GRAM domain-containing protein 4-like isoform X4 — MPWRVTSIICKCHCAIASTNLSLQVPLMSLRNLSCPDLTKAEDDTQQLSPKHKTLERAPSLGDSIANCSDTISLYSDLGTDDQDDFLKNCDNLKRSRYFDDSEDSSDCSQMDIMASGYRNDDDSISLQNSQRSSDSLQSSPKMSPKYFPELRKRKKSPAPLSPLTVQQNVQIPSITITSGTPTQEHKDVKVADVLAAGCAALKKWLQELQEDFSECTVIDVPENPPSDDLGVFSLKYTKDTLMRFACVDSSAKIVQHEMYKLIQWKSPLQTLLVIMALLHSLWNEYLITLIFLGVVFGLLRSFINMRGFLGPVESGFTTDYKKLGADKVSAIMSLNLKIALNLLSSQKTFHMLSDIFDKGISLWTWRRPVTTAKILLAAVVLLVYSLLRPPAEVVKIIGTAVTVKVFLLDYVFVRFPRVRAKYDLVWILWNELPTGPEIEKEKRLIRKREKISRKKSDNSVSQAPTITINNNVIVDSRAPSPVSDKECGNDTNDKINSIFEIPNSEKIVQGWEQGKKCTLINKERAFTSAFRNGRLYLTQGHLLFLRYKTRHPKNLVLPLREIAHLECGKPYSWLHGDTMSLIVKMRNNAVYTFGAISSRDDTFASLVEQGLQAGYSWAKNAEGSFSS, encoded by the exons TTGTCGCTGCAAGTACCTCTGATGTCCCTTCGGAATCTGTCCTGCCCGGACCTGACGAAAGCAGAGGACGACACCCAGCAGCTGAGTCCAAAACACAAGACGCTAGAGAGGGCACCAAGCTTGGGGGATTCCATTGCCAACTGCAGCGACACCATCTCGCTCTATTCTGACTTG GGTACTGATGACCAGGACGACTTCCTGAAGAACTGCGACAACCTCAAGCGAAGTCGCTACTTCGACGACAGTGAGGACTCTTCCGACTGCAGCCAGATGGATATCATGGCGTCGG GATATCGTAACGATGACGACTCCATCAGCCTACAGAATTCTCAAAGGTCCTCCGACAGCCTGCAAAGCTCGCCAAAAATGAGCCCCAAATATTTCCCAGAGCTAAGGAAAAG GAAGAAATCACCAGCGCCTCTGAGCCCTCTGACTGTACAGCAGAACGTTCAGATTCCAAGCATCACTATTACCAGTG GAACCCCAACTCAAGAACACAAAGATGTCAAAGTTGCAGATGTTCTCGCGGCTGGTTGTGCTGCCCTGAAGAAATGGCTCCAAGAGCTCCAGGAAGACTTCTCCGAATGCACTGTCATTGACGTTCCGGAAAATCCTCCGAGCGACGACTTGGGTGTATTCTCTCTCAAGTA CACAAAGGATACTCTGATGCGATTTG CTTGCGTCGATAGTTCAGCGAAGATAGTTCAACACGAAATGTACAAGCTCATACAGTGGAAGTCTCCTCTGCAAACCCTACTTGTCATAATG gcACTACTACACAGCCTTTGGAACGAATATCTAATTACGCTTATCTTCTTGGGAGTCGTCTTCGGACTTCTTAGGAGTTTCATAAACATGAG GGGCTTCCTGGGACCAGTAGAAAGTGGATTCACG ACGGACTACAAGAAGCTGGGTGCCGACAAGGTTTCTGCCATCATGTCATTAAACTTAAAAATAGCG CTGAATTTACTATCTTCGCAGAAAACATTCCACATGCTGTCCGACATCTTCGACAAGGGCATAAG TCTATGGACATGGAGAAGACCTGTGACCACAGCGAAGATCCTCTTAGCCGCGGTCGTTCTCCTGGTTTACTCGTTGCTGAGACCTCCAGCGGAAGTGGTGAAAATTATAG GAACCGCGGTCACTGTGAAGGTGTTTCTCTTGGACTACGTATTCGTACGATTCCCTCGAGTCAGGGCCAAGTACGACCTCGTCTGGATCTTGTGGAACGAGCTGCCAACTGGACCGGAGATTGAGAAAGAAAAGCGATTGATTCGCAAGCGTGAGAAGATCAGCCGCAAGAAGTCAGAT AACTCTGTGAGCCAGGCACCCACGATTACCATCAACAACAACGTCATTGTGGACAGTCGCGCACCGTCCCCAGTTTCGGACAAAGAATGCGGCAATGACACCAACGATAAGATCAATTCCATCTTCGAAATCCCGAACTCTGAGAAGATTGTACAAG gctgGGAACAAGGCAAGAAGTGCACACTCATAAACAAGGAGCGAGCCTTCACGTCCGCCTTTCGCAATGGTCGCCTCTACCTCACTCAAGG GCACTTGTTGTTCCTGAGATACAAGACTCGGCACCCAAAAAACCTCGTGCTACCACTGCGAGAGATTGCCCACCTGGAATGT GGAAAGCCCTACTCGTGGCTGCATGGTGATACAATGTCTCTCATCGTCAAGATGAGGAACAATGCT GTGTACACCTTTGGAGCCATCAGCAGCAGGGACGACACCTTCGCGAGCCTAGTAGAACAAGGCCTTCAGGCCGGTTACTCTTGGGCCAAGAACGCTGAAGGGTCATTTTCCAGCTAA